A part of Ziziphus jujuba cultivar Dongzao chromosome 8, ASM3175591v1 genomic DNA contains:
- the LOC132805029 gene encoding ankyrin repeat-containing protein NPR4-like: MKETATSCTLVGALIVTIMLAATFTVPGGNYERTAYPKFLDGKTFMLFIISDAISLFSSTTSVLMLLGILTSTYAEDDFLKSLAKKLMIGLGKLFLSIATMMISFCAAVSMMLDDKKSWVAFLIISLGGIPVTLFVLIQFPLLIEIYLSTYGPNILNRKPSS; this comes from the coding sequence ATGAAAGAGACAGCAACTTCATGTACTCTTGTTGGTGCACTCATTGTTACAATCATGCTTGCTGCAACGTTCACTGTTCCGGGTGGGAACTATGAAAGAACTGCTTACCCAAAGTTTCTTGATGGCAAAACATTCATGCTCTTCATCATATCAGATGCAATCTCACTTTTCTCTTCCACTACTTCAGTTTTGATGTTATTGGGAATCCTCACTTCCACATATGCTGAAGATGATTTCCTCAAATCTTTGGCTAAGAAGCTCATGATTGGTCTTGGCAAACTTTTCCTCTCCATTGCTACAATGATGATATCTTTCTGTGCTGCTGTTTCCATGATGCttgatgataagaaatcttggGTTGCGTTTTTAATCATTTCTCTGGGCGGTATTCCAGTCactttgtttgttttaattcaattccctCTTCTTATTGAGATTTACCTTTCTACTTATGGACCTAATATTCTCAATAGGAAGCCATCAAGTTGA
- the LOC125421685 gene encoding uncharacterized protein LOC125421685 — translation MGEDLWDIVESMDEPPKPEDGDGFKYWRSKNASALHVIQISCNADAFSEIRNITSAKEAWDMLEGKFKPQPESEDDDEVNIPNDQYQQYERFHKALQDGDRNATKEFITQHPNAIRTIITLTGRTALHVAAMAGHTEIVETQVEKMSPEDLEMKDSVGNTALTAAIFTMQISK, via the exons ATGGGTGAAGATCTTTGGGACATTGTGGAATCCATGGATGAACCTCCAAAACCCGAAGATGGTGATGGATTCAAGTATTGGAGGTCCAAGAACGCCTCCGCCCTCCATGTTATCCAAATTTCTTGCAACGCAGATGCTTTCTCTGAGATCAGAAATATAACTtctgccaaagaagcttgggatatGTTGGAAGGAAAATTCAAGCCTCAACCAGAATCCGAAGACGACGACGAAg TGAATATTCCAAACGATCAATACCAACAATACGAACGGTTTCACAAAGCTCTGCAAGATGGAGATCGAAATGCTACAAAGGAATTCATTACGCAGCACCCAAATGCAATAAGAACAATAATCACACTTACGGGGAGGACGGCCCTTCATGTTGCGGCCATGGCCGGACATACAGAAATTGTTGAGACACAGGTGGAGAAAATGTCACCAGAAGACTTGGAAATGAAAGACTCAGTTGGTAATACAGCTCTTACAGCAGCTATTTTTACAATGCAAATATCGAAATAG